The Dehalococcoidia bacterium genome includes a region encoding these proteins:
- a CDS encoding class II histone deacetylase, whose product MAEASGNGKRTALVFDPAYLLHDTGPMRLSGTGEPFPFNEFEPHFESPRRVGRVKELLDKSGLIAQLDEVQPYPAQDEDVGLYHKRDYIERVKAESLRGGNAGPGTPVAPGSFEIALLSTGGAMSAVDAVMAGGAPNAYGLLRPPGHHAVAHQGMGFCVFNNVVIAARHAQRSHGVKRVLIVDWDVHHGNGTQDAFYDDPAVLFISLHQEGLFPANSGLAGESGAGAGEGYTVNLPLPAGTGDRGYVEAFERVVVPIAQQFEPELLLVSSGLDPSRMDPLGRMVVTSEGFRAMTRMMMALSREFCGGRMAVLHEGGYAPTYAPYCGLAIIEELCGRRSGIDEPGAANAAALRPTWDLGRDTQDRIAEIVEHQRRYWTL is encoded by the coding sequence GTGGCAGAAGCGAGCGGCAACGGCAAGCGCACGGCGCTGGTGTTCGACCCGGCCTACCTGCTGCACGACACCGGACCGATGCGCCTCTCCGGCACGGGCGAGCCGTTCCCCTTCAATGAGTTCGAGCCGCACTTCGAGAGTCCGCGCCGCGTGGGCCGCGTCAAGGAGCTGCTGGACAAGTCCGGCCTGATCGCGCAGCTCGACGAAGTGCAGCCCTACCCCGCGCAGGACGAGGACGTCGGCCTCTACCACAAGCGCGACTACATCGAGCGGGTGAAGGCCGAGAGCCTGCGCGGCGGTAACGCCGGACCGGGCACGCCGGTAGCGCCCGGCTCGTTCGAGATCGCCTTGCTCTCCACCGGCGGCGCCATGAGCGCGGTCGATGCGGTGATGGCCGGCGGCGCGCCCAACGCCTACGGCCTGCTGCGCCCGCCGGGCCATCACGCCGTCGCGCACCAGGGCATGGGCTTCTGCGTCTTCAACAACGTGGTGATCGCCGCCCGCCACGCGCAGCGCAGCCACGGCGTCAAGCGCGTGCTGATCGTCGATTGGGACGTGCACCACGGCAACGGCACGCAGGACGCCTTCTACGACGACCCAGCGGTGCTGTTCATCAGCCTGCACCAGGAAGGGCTGTTCCCGGCGAACTCCGGCCTGGCGGGCGAGAGCGGCGCCGGCGCCGGCGAGGGCTACACCGTCAACCTGCCGCTGCCCGCCGGCACCGGCGACCGCGGCTACGTCGAGGCGTTCGAGCGCGTGGTCGTGCCGATCGCGCAGCAGTTCGAGCCGGAGCTGCTGTTGGTCTCGTCGGGCCTCGACCCGAGCCGCATGGACCCGCTCGGCCGCATGGTCGTGACCTCCGAGGGCTTCCGCGCGATGACGCGGATGATGATGGCGCTCTCGCGTGAGTTCTGCGGCGGGCGGATGGCCGTGCTGCACGAAGGGGGCTACGCGCCGACCTACGCGCCCTACTGCGGGCTGGCGATCATCGAAGAGCTGTGCGGCCGGCGCAGCGGCATCGACGAGCCGGGCGCGGCCAACGCCGCCGCCCTGCGCCCGACCTGGGACCTGGGCCGCGACACGCAGGACCGCATCGCCGAGATCGTGGAGCACCAGCGCCGCTACTGGACGTTGTAG
- a CDS encoding threonine/serine dehydratase, with translation MQLPRPRLRDVLQARGVLQRYLPPTPLTNYPALDRLIGAEVWVKHENSQPVGAFKVRGGVYLMSRLSEDERRRGVIAASSGNHGQSVAYAAKLFGVPAIIGVPEGANPTKVESMRNLGAEIIVCGHDFDAAREHVEALAAERGYRYIHSGNEPLLVAGVGTLTLELLEAQPQIETIIVPVGGGSGAAAACIVAKAIDPAIRVIGVQAAGAPAAYHTWKERRPVTTPSIETFAEGLATRSSFSYPQSIMAELLDDFVLVSDAQIREAIRLLIEKAHTLAEGAGAAPLAAALLLRERLAGRRIALVLSGGNLSPAQLREIMNEPPATER, from the coding sequence ATGCAACTCCCACGGCCGAGGCTGCGCGACGTGCTGCAGGCCCGCGGCGTCTTGCAGCGCTACCTGCCGCCCACGCCGCTCACCAACTACCCGGCGCTCGACCGGCTGATCGGCGCCGAGGTCTGGGTGAAGCACGAGAACAGCCAGCCCGTCGGCGCCTTCAAGGTGCGCGGCGGCGTCTATCTCATGTCGCGGCTCTCCGAGGACGAGCGCCGCCGCGGCGTGATCGCCGCCTCCTCCGGCAATCACGGGCAATCCGTCGCCTACGCGGCGAAGCTGTTCGGCGTGCCGGCGATCATCGGCGTACCCGAGGGCGCAAACCCGACCAAAGTCGAGTCGATGCGCAATTTGGGCGCCGAAATCATCGTTTGCGGCCACGACTTCGACGCCGCCCGCGAGCACGTCGAGGCGCTGGCCGCGGAGCGCGGCTACCGCTACATCCATTCCGGCAACGAGCCGCTGCTCGTGGCCGGAGTGGGCACGCTGACGTTGGAGCTGCTCGAAGCGCAGCCGCAGATCGAGACGATCATCGTGCCCGTGGGCGGCGGCAGCGGCGCGGCGGCGGCCTGCATCGTGGCGAAGGCGATCGACCCGGCGATTCGTGTGATCGGCGTGCAGGCCGCAGGGGCGCCGGCCGCATATCACACCTGGAAAGAGCGCCGGCCGGTGACGACACCGTCGATCGAGACGTTCGCCGAGGGGCTGGCGACACGCAGCTCGTTCTCCTATCCGCAGTCGATCATGGCCGAGCTGCTCGACGACTTCGTGCTGGTCAGCGACGCGCAGATCCGCGAGGCGATCCGGCTGCTGATCGAGAAGGCGCACACGCTGGCCGAGGGCGCGGGCGCGGCGCCGCTGGCCGCGGCCCTGCTGCTGCGCGAACGGCTGGCCGGTCGGCGGATCGCACTGGTGCTGAGCGGCGGCAACCTCAGCCCGGCGCAACTGCGCGAGATCATGAACGAGCCGCCTGCAACCGAGCGATAG
- a CDS encoding serine protease yields the protein MVGVRNEDTVLLRALRAAAAGWLLAALLLAGCGGSSAKKTPTPLAGELLSGRNSVHSDTCPPDANPLSLVLPALVRITTPPDAAGSYSSGTGIIIDTGWVLTNQHVIDSAASSFVNTFYVDGHKSPGKVIASDPDLDLALVQTDTGTLPSATWGDEGKLENGSVLYAVGYSGGAPVPFEEQGRYIQTTVDRGTGQAYIVSDVQLQHGDSGGPLLNRCGQVIGINTARIPNGIGGSENAGLSIPGFGARRWAMKNRSGQ from the coding sequence GTGGTGGGCGTGCGGAACGAGGACACGGTGCTGCTGAGGGCGTTGCGGGCGGCCGCCGCGGGCTGGCTGCTGGCGGCGCTGCTCCTGGCAGGCTGCGGCGGCTCCTCCGCGAAGAAGACGCCGACGCCGCTGGCCGGCGAGCTGCTCTCCGGCCGTAACAGCGTACACAGCGACACCTGCCCGCCGGACGCCAATCCGTTGTCGCTGGTGCTGCCCGCGCTGGTGCGCATCACCACGCCGCCCGACGCGGCCGGCAGCTACTCCTCCGGCACCGGCATCATCATCGACACCGGCTGGGTGCTGACCAACCAGCACGTGATCGACTCGGCCGCCAGCTCGTTCGTCAATACGTTCTACGTGGACGGCCACAAGAGCCCAGGCAAAGTGATCGCCTCCGACCCCGATCTCGACCTCGCCCTGGTGCAGACCGATACCGGCACGCTGCCCTCCGCCACCTGGGGCGACGAGGGCAAGCTTGAGAACGGTTCGGTGCTCTATGCGGTCGGCTACTCGGGCGGCGCGCCAGTGCCGTTTGAGGAGCAGGGCCGCTATATCCAGACGACGGTGGACCGTGGCACGGGCCAGGCGTATATCGTCAGCGACGTGCAGTTGCAGCACGGCGACAGCGGCGGGCCGTTGCTCAACCGCTGCGGCCAGGTGATCGGCATCAATACGGCACGGATTCCCAACGGCATCGGCGGCAGCGAGAACGCCGGCCTCTCCATCCCCGGCTTCGGCGCCCGGCGCTGGGCGATGAAGAACCGCAGCGGCCAGTAA
- a CDS encoding AAA family ATPase gives MRATGRAAGTPLPLLLILGGAPGSGKTTLALRLGEALALPVFTKDGFKESLYESLGAGDQEASRRLGVAALALLSDVAARLLAAGVSVLIEANYQRGLAEADLRPLAARARTVLLHCGGDVETIVRRYQARAARGERHPGHHDGAALPRLRQLLGTAAYEPLDLGVPLLRVDTTTAADYAPGFAEIVRFVRAASPAER, from the coding sequence ATGCGCGCGACGGGCCGGGCTGCCGGTACGCCGTTGCCGCTGCTGCTGATCCTCGGCGGCGCGCCGGGCAGCGGCAAGACGACGCTTGCGCTGCGGCTGGGCGAGGCGCTGGCGCTGCCGGTCTTCACCAAGGACGGCTTCAAGGAATCGCTCTACGAGAGCCTTGGCGCCGGCGACCAGGAGGCCTCGCGGCGGCTGGGCGTGGCGGCGCTGGCGTTGCTGAGCGACGTGGCCGCGCGCCTGCTGGCGGCGGGCGTTTCCGTGCTGATCGAGGCCAACTACCAGCGCGGCCTGGCCGAGGCCGACCTGCGGCCGCTGGCCGCGCGGGCGCGCACGGTGCTGCTTCACTGCGGCGGCGATGTGGAGACGATCGTGCGTCGCTACCAGGCGCGGGCGGCGCGCGGCGAGCGCCACCCCGGCCATCACGATGGCGCGGCGCTGCCGCGGCTGCGGCAGTTGCTCGGCACGGCGGCCTACGAGCCGCTCGATCTGGGCGTACCCCTGCTGCGGGTGGACACGACCACGGCGGCCGACTACGCGCCGGGCTTCGCCGAGATCGTGCGCTTTGTGCGGGCCGCCAGTCCTGCTGAGCGGTAA
- a CDS encoding purine-nucleoside phosphorylase: MPIHLHASAADLAPVVLLPGDPGRARRAAALLAGARCYNENRGLLGFSGAYRGRRVSIQTTGMGAPSAAIVAEELAQLGAKTLIRIGTAGGASERIRAGDLVIATASVPLDGATRAYLAGDPYAPAADFAVVSALANAAGEAEAAHHIGLIATGDALYAESPDHAARWAARGVLAFEMEASALFTVAALRGLRAGCLVVVVNAAGGRDWLEGAAYEAAERRLLSIALDAAFALA, from the coding sequence GTGCCGATCCATCTCCACGCCAGCGCCGCCGATCTCGCGCCGGTCGTGCTGCTGCCCGGCGACCCCGGCCGGGCGCGGCGCGCGGCGGCGCTGCTCGCCGGCGCCCGCTGCTACAACGAGAACCGCGGCCTGCTCGGCTTCAGCGGCGCCTACCGTGGCCGCCGGGTGTCCATCCAGACCACGGGCATGGGCGCGCCCTCCGCGGCGATCGTAGCCGAGGAACTGGCGCAGCTGGGCGCGAAGACGCTGATCCGCATCGGCACGGCGGGCGGCGCCTCCGAGCGCATCCGCGCCGGCGACCTGGTGATCGCCACGGCCAGCGTACCGCTCGACGGCGCCACGCGCGCCTACCTCGCCGGCGATCCCTACGCGCCCGCGGCCGACTTCGCCGTCGTCTCGGCGCTGGCGAATGCGGCAGGGGAAGCCGAGGCCGCGCATCACATCGGCTTGATCGCCACGGGCGACGCGCTCTATGCGGAGAGCCCGGACCATGCCGCCCGCTGGGCGGCGCGCGGCGTGCTGGCCTTCGAGATGGAGGCGAGCGCCCTGTTCACCGTGGCCGCGCTGCGCGGCCTGCGCGCCGGCTGCCTGGTGGTCGTGGTCAATGCCGCCGGCGGGCGCGACTGGCTGGAGGGCGCCGCCTACGAAGCGGCAGAGCGGCGACTTCTCAGCATTGCCCTCGACGCGGCCTTTGCGCTCGCGTAA
- a CDS encoding SUMF1/EgtB/PvdO family nonheme iron enzyme codes for MTASDSPAATLLPDLVALPGGWFTLGSRDGRPDERPPRRLWLPPFALARTPVANHEYAAFVAACGRPPRFWRDPRFTDPAQPVVGVRWQDAVDYCAWLSARTGRRLRLPTEAEWEYAARGGVEGGLYPWGNGLPLTASGLPLADAPMDRPAPAGSGPANPFGLRDMGWNVHEWCGDWYAADAYATLAERDPRGPAAGTRRVSRGGAWRHQVKVSRCAARSAIPPAFEYNDYGFRVCAELE; via the coding sequence ATGACGGCGAGCGACTCCCCGGCGGCCACGTTGCTTCCCGACCTGGTCGCCCTGCCGGGCGGCTGGTTCACGCTGGGCAGCCGCGACGGCCGCCCCGACGAACGGCCGCCGCGCCGCCTCTGGCTACCGCCGTTCGCGCTCGCCCGCACGCCCGTGGCCAACCACGAATACGCGGCCTTCGTCGCCGCCTGCGGCCGCCCGCCGCGCTTCTGGCGCGATCCGCGCTTCACCGATCCCGCGCAGCCCGTCGTCGGCGTGCGCTGGCAGGACGCCGTCGACTACTGCGCCTGGCTCTCCGCACGGACGGGTCGCCGCCTGCGCCTGCCGACGGAGGCCGAGTGGGAGTACGCGGCCCGGGGCGGCGTTGAGGGCGGGCTGTATCCCTGGGGCAACGGGCTGCCGCTGACCGCCTCCGGCCTGCCGCTGGCCGACGCGCCGATGGACCGGCCCGCGCCGGCGGGCAGCGGCCCCGCCAACCCCTTTGGCCTGCGCGACATGGGCTGGAACGTGCACGAGTGGTGCGGCGACTGGTACGCCGCCGACGCGTACGCCACGCTGGCAGAACGCGATCCGCGCGGCCCGGCCGCAGGCACCCGGCGCGTCTCGCGCGGCGGCGCCTGGCGCCACCAGGTCAAGGTCAGCCGCTGCGCGGCGCGCAGCGCCATTCCGCCCGCGTTCGAATACAACGACTACGGCTTCCGCGTCTGCGCCGAGCTGGAGTAG
- a CDS encoding TetR/AcrR family transcriptional regulator, giving the protein MGRPKEHDERTRLALLDAAERMVATDGLEALSVRRVAGAVGTTTRAVYSVFGSKDGLVVALGVRGFDLLRTALIALPVTEDPAVDLVEADVRDFRRFVLQHPALFQLAVQRVAAPSELTEGFRDAAEHALDGLRSRVSRLAAAGQLGLRTLPDALYEFHALCEGLAALELRCAFPQDYAERIWRDALAALVAGWGAS; this is encoded by the coding sequence ATGGGGCGACCCAAGGAACATGATGAGCGGACCCGGCTCGCCCTCCTCGATGCCGCGGAACGCATGGTTGCCACGGACGGTCTGGAGGCGCTTTCGGTCCGGCGTGTGGCAGGCGCGGTCGGCACGACCACCCGCGCTGTTTACAGCGTGTTCGGTTCGAAGGACGGCCTCGTCGTGGCGCTTGGTGTCCGCGGCTTCGACCTGCTCCGGACCGCGCTTATCGCGTTACCGGTAACCGAGGATCCGGCTGTTGACCTGGTGGAGGCGGATGTACGGGACTTTCGTCGTTTCGTGCTCCAGCATCCGGCACTGTTCCAGCTCGCGGTGCAGCGTGTCGCGGCCCCATCGGAACTCACCGAGGGGTTCCGCGACGCAGCCGAGCACGCCTTGGACGGACTCCGGAGCAGAGTCAGCCGGCTTGCAGCGGCGGGGCAGCTCGGGTTACGCACGCTTCCCGACGCACTCTACGAGTTTCACGCGCTTTGCGAGGGCCTGGCCGCGCTCGAACTCCGCTGTGCGTTCCCCCAAGATTACGCGGAGCGGATCTGGCGCGACGCGCTGGCCGCGCTCGTGGCCGGCTGGGGCGCGTCGTAG
- a CDS encoding class I SAM-dependent methyltransferase has translation MTSVPQQADFDTQPPVPVAEYEQVVKRVNVGYELLFTLTRCCLRALAQPALQLLVVGAGGGAELEEFLPANPGWQITGVDPSREMLALAQAKARRLGLQERVDLVRGSVDELPAEPRFDAATCMFVLHFLPDEGKLALLRGIARRLRPGAPLLVASGVRPDGGGFEEDLLGAWQQYGEAQGMPAERMAATIAQILAQPATPLAEYERLLRDAGFGRSTRLLSVLGGGITAWLAR, from the coding sequence ATGACCAGTGTGCCGCAACAGGCCGACTTCGACACCCAACCGCCCGTGCCGGTGGCCGAGTACGAGCAGGTCGTCAAGCGGGTCAACGTCGGCTACGAGCTGCTCTTTACGCTGACCAGGTGCTGCTTACGTGCCCTTGCGCAGCCCGCATTGCAGCTGCTCGTCGTCGGAGCCGGCGGCGGGGCGGAGCTCGAGGAGTTTTTGCCGGCCAATCCCGGCTGGCAGATCACCGGCGTGGACCCGTCGCGGGAGATGCTGGCGCTGGCGCAGGCCAAAGCCAGGCGACTGGGCCTGCAGGAGCGCGTGGACCTGGTGCGGGGCAGCGTCGATGAGCTGCCGGCCGAGCCACGATTCGACGCGGCGACCTGCATGTTCGTGCTGCACTTCCTGCCGGATGAAGGCAAACTGGCGCTCCTGCGGGGCATCGCGCGGCGACTGCGCCCTGGGGCGCCCCTGTTGGTCGCCAGCGGCGTCCGCCCCGACGGCGGCGGCTTTGAGGAAGATCTGCTGGGTGCCTGGCAGCAGTACGGGGAGGCGCAGGGGATGCCTGCCGAGCGGATGGCGGCGACGATCGCCCAGATCTTGGCGCAGCCGGCGACCCCATTGGCGGAGTACGAGCGCCTGCTGCGCGATGCCGGCTTCGGTCGCAGCACTCGGCTCCTCAGCGTCCTGGGCGGCGGCATCACGGCCTGGCTCGCACGCTAG
- a CDS encoding NDP-sugar synthase translates to MQGVILVGGEGTRLRPLTRRTPKAMVPILGRPFLEHMLDYLRGQSVDEVMLALGHQPDAIQRYFGDGSRWRIRLTMQVEAEPLGSGGAIAQFRERLREPFFAFNGDILTNVQLAPLIARHQQYDAAVSIFFIEVDDPSMFGVAQLDGEDRVLQFVEKPPPGTAPSHWANAGVWLFEPWVLERVPAGRRSMVETELFPQLIAGGERVQAFCERCFWVDIGTPGRYLEAQLRLLAEPALRVLPLRPWPALAALCAHDDPAALTPPKVAPDAELAGPVLLGSGVQIGAGARLIGPLAIGDGSSIGPGATIERSVLWNSCTIDAEARITGSVLADGCNVGAGARLDAAVAGQAALIGPGVRLNDRSVEPEEVVM, encoded by the coding sequence GTGCAGGGCGTCATTCTCGTTGGTGGTGAGGGCACGCGGCTGCGGCCGCTGACCCGGCGCACGCCCAAGGCGATGGTTCCGATCCTCGGCCGGCCCTTTCTGGAGCACATGCTCGACTACCTGCGCGGGCAGAGCGTCGACGAGGTCATGCTCGCGCTCGGCCACCAACCCGACGCGATTCAGCGCTACTTCGGCGACGGCAGCCGCTGGCGGATCCGGCTGACGATGCAGGTGGAAGCCGAGCCGCTCGGCTCCGGCGGCGCCATCGCCCAGTTCCGCGAGCGGCTGCGCGAGCCGTTTTTCGCCTTCAACGGCGACATCCTCACCAACGTGCAGCTTGCGCCGTTGATCGCGCGGCACCAGCAGTACGACGCCGCGGTCAGCATCTTCTTCATCGAGGTCGATGACCCCTCGATGTTCGGCGTGGCGCAGCTGGACGGCGAGGACCGCGTGCTGCAGTTCGTGGAGAAGCCGCCGCCGGGCACCGCTCCCTCGCACTGGGCGAACGCCGGCGTCTGGCTGTTCGAGCCGTGGGTGCTGGAACGGGTGCCCGCCGGCCGCCGCTCGATGGTGGAGACGGAGCTGTTCCCGCAGCTCATCGCCGGCGGCGAGCGGGTGCAGGCGTTCTGTGAGCGCTGCTTCTGGGTCGATATCGGCACGCCGGGCCGCTACCTCGAAGCGCAACTGCGGCTGCTGGCGGAGCCCGCGCTGCGCGTCCTGCCGTTGCGCCCATGGCCCGCGCTCGCCGCGCTCTGCGCCCACGACGATCCCGCCGCCTTGACCCCGCCCAAGGTCGCGCCGGACGCGGAGCTGGCCGGCCCCGTGTTGCTTGGCAGCGGGGTGCAGATCGGCGCCGGCGCCCGGCTGATCGGCCCGCTGGCGATCGGCGACGGCAGCAGCATCGGCCCCGGCGCGACGATCGAGCGCTCGGTGCTGTGGAACTCCTGCACGATCGATGCGGAGGCCCGCATCACGGGCTCCGTGCTGGCCGACGGCTGCAACGTCGGCGCCGGCGCGCGGCTCGATGCGGCCGTGGCCGGTCAGGCAGCCCTGATCGGGCCGGGTGTTCGCCTCAACGATCGCAGCGTTGAGCCGGAAGAAGTGGTTATGTGA
- a CDS encoding PLP-dependent aminotransferase family protein, with translation MRRTRTVIDSDRLTRLLGHWLLGNGPLYRQLAEALRDLVCRGELPVQTCLPPERALAGVLAVSRSTVVASYALLREEGWLESRQGSGTYVCRQPADSATGTIHHPRLLGLGRNPVFRGLSEQPATTIDFSVAAPPASPLVAGAIQRLSDALTRELLAGHGYAPSGIEPLRAAVAARFAACGLPTRPEQILITSGVQQALSLLCTLYLQPGDTAVVESPTYPGALEALRAAGAHVLSLPLDAGGARLDVLEELLARGGVRLVYLTPTFNNPTGAVMSHLRRRRLAQMVRQAQVPLIEDTVLAEISFGDGAMPPHVASLDEDSPIVTVGSASKTFWGGLRIGWIRASTHVIARLVGLKAAADLGCSVLSQLAAAQLVPHTAEAASGRREELSVRLEALGGSLHRFVPEWQWQEPAGGLSLWVRLPAGDAAGFAQVCERFGVTIVPGPVFAADGVHRDCLRLPFTLPPELLQEGVRRMAAAWRGYVPAASVLPARQAVV, from the coding sequence ATGAGGCGCACTCGCACGGTGATCGACAGCGATCGGCTGACGCGGCTGCTCGGCCACTGGCTGCTGGGCAACGGCCCGCTGTATCGCCAGCTCGCGGAAGCGCTGCGCGACCTGGTCTGCCGCGGCGAGCTGCCCGTGCAAACCTGCCTGCCGCCTGAACGAGCGCTGGCCGGCGTGCTCGCGGTCAGCCGAAGCACGGTGGTTGCCTCCTACGCCCTGCTGCGGGAGGAAGGCTGGCTGGAGAGTCGCCAGGGCAGCGGCACCTACGTCTGCCGCCAGCCGGCAGACAGCGCCACCGGCACCATCCACCATCCCCGCCTGCTGGGCCTCGGCCGCAACCCCGTCTTCCGCGGCCTCAGCGAGCAACCGGCCACCACGATCGACTTCTCCGTGGCGGCGCCGCCCGCCTCGCCGCTCGTTGCCGGGGCCATCCAGCGGCTGAGCGACGCGCTGACACGGGAGCTGCTGGCAGGTCACGGCTACGCACCCTCCGGCATCGAGCCGCTGCGCGCGGCTGTGGCGGCGCGCTTTGCCGCCTGCGGCCTGCCCACCCGACCCGAGCAGATCCTGATCACCAGCGGCGTGCAGCAGGCGCTTTCGCTGCTCTGCACGCTCTACCTGCAGCCCGGCGACACCGCGGTGGTGGAGAGCCCGACCTATCCCGGCGCGCTGGAGGCGCTGCGCGCGGCGGGAGCGCACGTGCTCTCGCTGCCGCTGGACGCGGGCGGCGCGCGGCTGGACGTGCTCGAGGAGCTGCTCGCCCGCGGAGGCGTGCGGTTGGTCTATTTAACGCCGACCTTCAACAATCCCACCGGCGCGGTGATGAGCCACCTGCGCCGGCGCCGGCTGGCGCAAATGGTGCGTCAGGCGCAGGTGCCGCTGATCGAAGATACGGTGCTGGCCGAGATCTCGTTCGGAGACGGCGCGATGCCGCCACACGTCGCCAGCCTCGACGAGGACAGCCCGATCGTTACCGTCGGCTCGGCCAGCAAGACCTTCTGGGGTGGGCTGCGCATCGGCTGGATCCGCGCCTCCACGCACGTGATCGCCCGCCTCGTCGGCCTCAAGGCCGCGGCCGACCTGGGCTGCAGCGTGCTCAGTCAGCTCGCGGCCGCACAGCTGGTGCCGCATACCGCCGAGGCCGCCTCCGGCCGACGCGAAGAATTGAGCGTCCGATTGGAGGCGCTCGGCGGCAGCCTCCACCGCTTCGTGCCGGAGTGGCAGTGGCAGGAGCCGGCGGGCGGTCTTTCGCTGTGGGTGCGGCTGCCCGCCGGCGACGCGGCGGGCTTCGCCCAGGTCTGCGAGCGTTTCGGCGTGACGATCGTGCCCGGTCCGGTCTTCGCCGCGGACGGCGTCCACCGCGACTGCTTGCGCCTGCCGTTCACGCTGCCGCCCGAGCTGCTGCAGGAAGGCGTGCGGCGCATGGCGGCCGCCTGGCGCGGCTACGTGCCCGCCGCCTCGGTGCTGCCGGCGCGCCAGGCGGTAGTATGA
- a CDS encoding class I SAM-dependent methyltransferase has translation MRALPSDYDSNPERWRINEEALAAYGLAGDVHPRIAQRFAEAGAGTVLDVGCADGRLRLCLPAGMRWVGLDFSPTQLRRGAGERLQGEATRLPFRDASFDGVAALYMLYHVDDPATALREAARVLRPGGLFAAAAPSRFDAPEMAPLLPPEPPLSFDAENGPERLCAVFAEVEVERWDGPFTRLPDAEAVSRYLIGHLVAPALAAEVAARVETPLTLTKRGAMLFARTA, from the coding sequence ATGCGCGCCCTTCCCAGCGACTACGACAGCAATCCGGAACGCTGGCGCATCAACGAAGAAGCCCTCGCCGCCTACGGGCTGGCGGGCGATGTGCATCCGCGCATCGCGCAGCGTTTCGCGGAGGCCGGCGCCGGCACGGTGCTGGACGTGGGCTGCGCCGACGGCCGGCTGCGCCTCTGCCTGCCTGCGGGCATGCGCTGGGTCGGCCTCGACTTCTCACCTACGCAGCTACGGCGCGGCGCGGGCGAGCGCCTGCAGGGCGAGGCGACGCGGCTGCCGTTCCGCGACGCCAGCTTCGACGGCGTGGCCGCGCTCTACATGCTCTATCACGTGGACGATCCGGCGACGGCCCTGCGCGAGGCGGCGCGCGTGCTGCGACCGGGCGGCCTCTTCGCCGCCGCTGCGCCCAGCCGCTTCGACGCGCCGGAGATGGCCCCGCTGTTGCCGCCGGAGCCGCCGCTCAGCTTCGACGCGGAGAACGGCCCGGAACGGCTGTGCGCGGTCTTTGCCGAGGTCGAGGTCGAGCGCTGGGACGGGCCGTTTACCCGCCTGCCCGACGCCGAGGCGGTGAGCCGCTACCTGATCGGCCATCTTGTCGCGCCGGCGCTGGCGGCGGAGGTGGCGGCGCGCGTGGAGACGCCGCTTACCCTGACCAAGCGCGGGGCGATGCTCTTCGCCCGCACCGCCTGA
- a CDS encoding FkbM family methyltransferase — MKRAAVRWLAMQKRGALRRAIICRWRLADSPLIDSGPLRLPMRWVGNRFDPWAARSAYTTAPHRIHGVQLAMTRPDANARGGEFHMALGTYECREIDYIRSVLRPGDGFLDIGAHIGYYSLVAASVVGATGTVVAFEPTRRSAELLRYNADLNGYPWMKVVDAAAARSDGEIALNINDVTPMWNSIADTNAGSSGQYEIVSARSVDSVMAELNWPAISGIKLDVEGFELDVLESSIQTLTRNEGAFVLFEAAGPPLRADTSGELAVLHFFESRGYTLHFIGWHARLEDTTAQHILRRLTRRPLFNVVAKRL; from the coding sequence ATGAAACGTGCCGCCGTCCGCTGGCTCGCGATGCAGAAACGTGGCGCACTGCGTCGAGCAATTATCTGCCGATGGCGGCTGGCAGATTCGCCACTCATCGACTCCGGCCCACTGCGCTTGCCGATGCGCTGGGTCGGTAATCGCTTCGATCCTTGGGCGGCGCGGTCTGCCTACACCACGGCGCCGCATCGCATTCACGGCGTGCAGCTGGCCATGACGCGACCTGACGCCAACGCACGCGGTGGTGAGTTTCATATGGCGTTGGGCACGTATGAATGTAGAGAGATCGACTATATACGTTCCGTTCTACGTCCCGGAGACGGATTTCTCGATATTGGCGCCCATATTGGCTACTATTCGCTCGTCGCGGCGTCGGTGGTAGGCGCCACAGGCACGGTAGTCGCCTTCGAGCCGACCCGGCGCTCGGCCGAATTATTGCGATATAATGCCGACTTGAACGGATATCCGTGGATGAAGGTTGTAGATGCGGCGGCAGCTCGAAGTGATGGCGAGATCGCATTGAACATCAATGATGTCACGCCAATGTGGAACTCGATCGCCGACACGAACGCCGGAAGCTCCGGCCAGTATGAGATTGTGTCAGCACGAAGCGTGGATTCTGTGATGGCAGAGCTTAACTGGCCAGCCATTTCAGGAATTAAGCTGGATGTTGAAGGATTCGAACTGGATGTTCTCGAATCCAGTATACAGACACTTACCCGCAACGAAGGTGCGTTCGTGCTCTTCGAGGCCGCCGGTCCTCCGTTACGCGCTGATACATCAGGTGAACTTGCGGTTCTGCACTTCTTTGAGTCGCGGGGCTACACGTTGCATTTCATTGGTTGGCACGCCAGACTCGAGGACACCACAGCCCAGCACATCTTGAGACGGCTCACCAGGCGCCCCTTGTTCAACGTGGTCGCCAAACGCCTGTAA